In a single window of the Oenanthe melanoleuca isolate GR-GAL-2019-014 chromosome 28, OMel1.0, whole genome shotgun sequence genome:
- the NR2C2AP gene encoding nuclear receptor 2C2-associated protein codes for MPLEPLVCAQTATRVSSVLNRDVKQFGKQHLFDGSEETCWNSDQGTSQWVTLDFPRPVKVSQLHIQFQGGFSSQLCTLEGCRTGEELVKISELYPQDNHTMQKFQVEETVLDKLKITFGSSTDFFGRIVVYHLGVLGERL; via the exons ATGCCCCTGGAGCCGCTGGTCTGTGCCCAAACAGCCACACG GGTGAGCTCCGTGCTGAACAGGGATGTGAAGCAGTTTGGGAAGCAGCACCTGTTTGATGGCAGCGAGGAGACCTGCTGGAACTCAGACCAG gGCACATCCCAGTGGGTCACCCTGGATTTCCCTCGTCCTGTCAAGGTCTCACAGCTCCACATCCAATTCCAGGGGGGATTTTCCAGCCAGCTGTGCACGCTGGAGG gctgcaggacaggtgAGGAACTGGTGAAAATATCCGAGCTGTACCCCCAGGACAACCACACCATGCAA AAATTCCAGGTGGAGGAGACAGTGCTGGATAAACTGAAGATCACCTTTGGGAGCAGCAcggatttttttgggaggattGTGGTTTAtcacctgggggtgctgggggagaGGCTCTAG